The genomic interval AATGTACTCATCAATGTAGTGCTTATAATTAGTGCACCACCTAGTGGAACTCCCAAAGGCGCATAAGGCATTCCCCACCAGAATAACGAACTCAAAACAAATAAAAATAAACTACAAACTACGAAGACTAAAAACCATTTCACGAATCCAGCAGAGCGAATTACTCGATTATATGCACATAAAATATACAAACCAATTATGAAGAAAACAACGTTTGCAGTCGCATGCAACAAAACAACTATGGCTTCTTTCATAAATCAATACCCTAACTTTAATGTTCCACCCAATGCAAACGAGCCGCCACCGATTTCCCAAGATTTAGGTGCGAACCCAACGCCCGATGACGTCTTTGGTTTAGGAATGTACAAAAGATCAACCCAGCTAGCACCGCCTTCATACGTATAAACTTCTACCGCAATATCTAAAAGTGCATTTCCCAATCGGCTACTGTTGCAAGAGTATGCCAAGAATAAACGCATTTTTGTTCTACGCCTTTGTTTAATCTGTCCAATTTGAACTACACCGAACGGATAGCCATCCCTACACGTCAGCCATGCGCCAGACACGTCGTCTGGTGGGCCATGCCCTATAAATACGCAGCCTTCTACAGTATCATCACTCAAAACATCAACGATTTGTTCAGGCGTTGGATTTCGTAACACTATTATCTTAGTAGCACCTTTACCTCTTAGCCACCTTTTAAATTTTGCAAGTGCAATTCCTATTACTAACTTCTCCCACCAAGAATGTTCTCCTATAATAATTACAGCTTTCCACAAACCAAGTGGATCTGTATACTTAGCAGGATTATTCTCACAATACACATACCAATTCGCACCATCGCCTATCGGGTCGTTCGATAAAAATCGTCCGATGCTCGGGTCGTAGTAGCGATGACCCAACAACAGCAACCCGGAATCCGAATCCGTCTGATAACCGAATGCCCCCCCGTATCCGAAAGGTCCGCTCCAACTTCCCGTCTCGGATACCCCATTCCCGAAAGCATCGTATCGCTTCGTCCCATCGAAACTTTGCGAGGTGTTCGTCTGCTGAACGTCGTTCTTCAAGTCCGCATGATAAAAGCGGGAAACTTGCGTCGCGATATTCCGCTCCGAAAGACCTGGGGTGTAACTCGTTGTCGTCCCCCCCTTCGTGACCGTAAGAACAGGAGAAACCACATCCGTCCCCGCAAGCATGAACGAAGACGTCCCAGACGAATCCATCTCGGTCACCGTGATATTATCTCGCATTCTCGAAAAAGAAATTCAATTATTTTCCTCCCAACAAAGCACCCTTCCTAAAACGTCAATCCACCACTTGCTGTACTTAGGTTCTCCACGTATTTTTATAAACGGTTGATTAGGTTGTAGGTCTTTATATTTTTTACCTACGATATCAGCGGGTATGTAGTAGTCCCATTCTCTTTCGTAGAATTCTCGTATTCTTTCCTTTATATAAACGTCTTCTATGCCAAAAGTTTGTTCTAATTCTATAGGGAATGCTTTTGTATCGAATTCCGGTACTTTGCCATCGTGATCTTCGATATAAGAGATAACTATCTTACGAAGGAGTTCTAGATCCATGCGTATCATCTCTATATAATTCAGCCTCCGTCTCGCAATCTCTTTTGCTTTCTCTGTTTCAACTTGCTTCCATGCTGAAGGATTCCCTTCTAATAGATCTCCACATTCTCGAAGCATACAAGCTGCTCGTTCAACTTTCCTTTTCACAGAATTCTGCGTTACACCAAACCAAAGATCAATCATATGTTCATACCATGAAGTTATTCAACAATTCGGCATCTTTCGAATACACATCAACCATTCTAATTTAATCATTCTCGGGTCTTTTCTTATTTCATAGTCGTAAACTATACTAGGAGGACCAAAACGACTTTTTGGTTCTAGCCTGAACAGTAAAACATCGAAATAAGCATCCCTTAAATCAAAATGTACTTCAAGCCCCACATATTGCGCTCTACTGAAGGCACTACAACCAGCGGAATTAAAATCAAAAATAAAATTGCTGAATCCGAAGTTCGTTATGAGAAAATCAAGTTCTGATACGATTGCTTCTTCAAAACATCGGCAAATTTCTTTCCATGATTGCAATAGCATATCTACGACCTAGGGTATCTAAATAACCACATTTATGAATCTTTCCATTCTATAGTAGGGACTTCTTCCCAGTCGTTAGAGTCAATTGCAATATCCATTAAAATGAAAGGCATTCGCGACCATGTATGAATTTTATTACATCTTGCATCCTCGCATCAAAAATATAATTTGTGATAACAATATTATTGTCCCTATCAATATGCATCCCAAACTTTTACTTCCCTTTGCTTTATTAATTTTCGTCAGGAGTTCATCCGCATGCTCCTCCGGAAGGCCTTCTGAAATATGCTCCCTACGATATTTCTCAACTATGACATTCCATTGCGAAAAATCTCCCGATAGAAAGTCGGACGCATACTCATCGCAAAGACGAACGAGTTCTGCTAAGATTTTTTTTCTCGTATCAGAAGGAAAACTCATAAAAAGTTGATAGGGAGGAGCCTGATAGTGAGCACCACGAACTTTTGCGATGAATACTACAGGGAGCAAGAAATTATTATCTAAAATGATTTTTCCATTGTTAAGTTTGCAAATAGATACAACGAGCTCCGCATCATCTCTATTGATATAAATACCTGTCCCAGTTTTCTTATTCAAATACCTTCCAATGAACCAACGAGTATCAAAAGTTTGAGATAACTTGTACTTCTCAGCAAGGGGCTTGAACGCCCAGTAAATTTCGCGTTCTTGAGGACCGAAAAAGGCCTCATCGAAACGCTCTATAACGCTTGCAAGCCAACGAAAACAATATAATCTCCACATCATATACTTGGGTATCCAAACAAATCGACAAAGAAACTTTCTATACGATAAAACGCACTCTGGATTACTCCTTTCTTTAAAGGTCCATAGTCGACTAATACTCTTCCTAAGAGCATGTTAGACAATAACCATCCTACGTTTTCTACTGCCATAAGAACCGAAACCGGGAAACGGATAATTTTGGCACTTAGAGATGCAGAAAAATACCATTCTTTAAGCTTAAGTAACCCAATAACAGCTTCAACGCTTTTTCCTACCTTCGACTCAAATGCCATAGCCCCTATTGCTTTTGCAGCAGCCGGTATACGTCCACTTCCCAAATTTTCTCCTATTATGAATACACCGGCACCTGGATAAGGTCTCGGCAAACTAAACAAAAGAACGGAATTACCAACCCCAGCAAGCATACCCCACCCATAAGAACTGCTATATTTATTCACATTGTCATTTACTCCCAGCCAATCTCTTATCGTATCCGTGACAGTTCCTGACACGACATCCCCCCAACCGCAAACGAAATCGGTCAAGTCGAAGGGAACTCCACCTTCTAAATTGCCCTTCGGAAGACCATAAGGAATAGGCTGTGGATCCCCCAAAGGAGGAATAAAGCCTAGAGGATTATTGCCTACCGGAGCATAGCCGCCCCCCCAACCACCTCTCCCTCCACCACCGGTAGGCGTGAGATAACGACCTGTAGTCGTGTCGAATATCCCCACACCCGAAAACACGAACCCAGACCAATCCAGTGTGTAACCCGAGCCCCCACCGAATTGGAATGGAGTAGAGGTGTCCCTTATTCGAGAAAGGACGTTCCCCCAGGCATCGTATGACCAAGTATCGGAAAAAGAAGGACTGCCATCCGAAAGTTGTTTCGTGGAGGTAGAGGCGTCGAAGTGATAGAAGCGACTTACGCCATCACGACGCTCCGAAATTCCTGGAGTGTAATTCGCTCTCCCATCAGAAAGAATGAAAGACGAAGCACCAGAACCAGCGCGATGGAAAGTGTATGAACCCGATGTGTCTGTTTTCGAAACTCTCGCCCCGAAACCATTGTATGCAAAGGAACTCTGTGCCCCCCCTGGATAATTGATAGCGACGAGCCTATCTTCGTAGTCCCATGCGAAAGTTGTCGTTCCAGTGGAATTGGTAATCGCGGTCGTCCGTCCGCATGCGTCGTATCCGAACGACCTCACCGGGTTCCCGTTCACCCGAATCTCGGTCAATTTGTCCGCCCCGTCGTATAGGTAATTCTCTTGATTCACCACATCGCCGTTGTAGCGACGATACAGGCGATTCCCGTTCGCATCGTAATCGTACTCACACAAATACCCAGGGCGAGTTTCCGACAAGAGTTGGTCAATCGGGTCGTATGTAAACGTCACCAAAAAAAAATTCGGTATACTTTCTGCTCCCAGCATGAAACGGACCTTTCAGCCCAATAAGCGCCGCCGGAAGAAGACCCATGGCTTTCGGGTGCGTATGCGCACCACCGACGGGCAGAACGTCATAAAACGGCGCCGAAAAAAGGGTCGCTACCGACTCACCCCGTGAAGTCGCGCACGCTCAAAAAGCGCCAAGAATTCGAACGTCTCTTTCAGCAAGGAAAGGTTTTCGATACTCCCTACCTCCGGGTCCTTTGGCTTCCTGGGGAGGGGCGATTTGCAGTCATTCCGGTACGAGCGATAGGAAGCATAGCCAGGAGAAACACCATCAAGCGAAGGTGGCGCGAAGCGCTGAGAACGATGCTCCAGGAGGTTCCCTCGAATCGGGACATGCTTTTCCTCATCAAGAAATCAGGCGAAAACCTTCGAGGAGAGCACCTTAGAGAGGCGTTGCGTGCCATACTTAACCAACTTAGAAATTGAGTGATTTCGGCAAACGCGTCGGAGTGGGATTGATTCGGCTATACCAACGAAGCACCCGTTGGAAGCCGTCTATCTGTC from Fimbriimonadales bacterium carries:
- a CDS encoding RHS repeat-associated core domain-containing protein, translating into MRDNITVTEMDSSGTSSFMLAGTDVVSPVLTVTKGGTTTSYTPGLSERNIATQVSRFYHADLKNDVQQTNTSQSFDGTKRYDAFGNGVSETGSWSGPFGYGGAFGYQTDSDSGLLLLGHRYYDPSIGRFLSNDPIGDGANWYVYCENNPAKYTDPLGLWKAVIIIGEHSWWEKLVIGIALAKFKRWLRGKGATKIIVLRNPTPEQIVDVLSDDTVEGCVFIGHGPPDDVSGAWLTCRDGYPFGVVQIGQIKQRRRTKMRLFLAYSCNSSRLGNALLDIAVEVYTYEGGASWVDLLYIPKPKTSSGVGFAPKSWEIGGGSFALGGTLKLGY
- the rpmH gene encoding 50S ribosomal protein L34 is translated as MKRTFQPNKRRRKKTHGFRVRMRTTDGQNVIKRRRKKGRYRLTP
- the rnpA gene encoding ribonuclease P protein component is translated as MKSRTLKKRQEFERLFQQGKVFDTPYLRVLWLPGEGRFAVIPVRAIGSIARRNTIKRRWREALRTMLQEVPSNRDMLFLIKKSGENLRGEHLREALRAILNQLRN